TCTTTGTGTTTTTTATCTAGAGGGAATCCAAAGAATTTTTTTAAATTTTCTAAGTTCATATAAGCCTCCATTAAAAATAAAACATAAAAATAAGTATTCCACTTCTTTATTTAGATACTTGGAATACTTTGTTTACAATTTAATTATAGCAAAATATGCTATATGTAACAATCTAAATTTATAATAGATAGCGTTTATTAGTTAAGATTAAATAAATTTTTGTATTAGTATTTTATTATAATTAAGATTAGTAAGTTATTTATTTTAGAATATTAGAGAAATATAAAGAAATACTAATATAAGACAAACAAAATAGATAAATATATCCAATTAAGGTATAATTAAGTTCTATTAGTTAGATTTATAATTAATATGTTATATGAATTAGAGTTGCTATAAAACTGAAAGTGTTGAAATTACAACGATATAAGCGATTGTATAAAGTTAATTACTTTAGCTTTTAAAATAGATAAATGAGAGTTTGCCACCCATTTGCCACCGTAGTATATTTTTGGGTGGCAAATTAGTTTGTAATTCTTTCAAATATATCTACAGTTTCATTTTTCATCTTATCAGTTACATGTGAATAGGTATCCATTGTAGTTGATAATTGACTATGACCTAGACGATTTTGTATGTCTTTAATGTTAGCACCATTTTCTAATAGTAGGGTAGCATGTGTATGTCTTAGACAATGGAAATGGAAGTCATTGTTTAAGGCTTCTCTAATTTGTCTTACTATAGTATCCATAGTGTGAATAGTTACTTGTTGACCATTTTCTTTAGTACATACCCAATCACTATCAAAGTAAAATTCTCCATATTTTAATTTCATTTTCTTTTGGTATAGTTTATGTTCTTTTAATGCTCTTACTAAGGTATCACCTGTAAATATAGTTCTACAAGAGCTTTCTGTTTTTGGTTGGCTTAATTCAAACATTCCATTCTTCTTTTTAATCAGAGTATGTTTTACTGTGATAGTTTTATTATCAAGGTCTATATCATCCCATGTTAATGCAATAATTTCACCTCTTCGCATACCAGTATAAAATCCAATTAGTAAGACTATACGCTGAAATGAATCCTGAGGAAATATATTTAGTGTTTGATTAAATTCTTCCAGTGTAATAGTTTTAACTTTTTTAGTTTCTGTTTTAGTTTTAGTTTTTGGTATGCTTACATATTGCATAGGATTTTCTCGTATGTGCTTGTAAGGGTAGACTGCTGATTTTAATGACCTATGTAATATAGCTTTTAATACTTGTAATGTACTTTGAGAATAGTCTTCTTTGTACTTTTTGTTTATGAAGTTTTGTAGTATTGCTGGTGTTAGAGCTTTTACTTTATAAACTCCTAGCTTTGGTTTTATATGTTTTTCTATGTTTATTCGGTAGCTTTCTTGAGTGTTGTATTTACAGTTAAGTAAAACATATTCTTTGAACCAAAAGTCGAGATAGTCTGATAAACTGATGTTGCTTTCTTCAAATACTATGCCAGAGTTTTCATATTCATTTAGTGCTTCTCTTAGTGCTTTTTCTGCTTCTTTTTTTGTATTGCCACCAACT
This sequence is a window from Clostridioides difficile. Protein-coding genes within it:
- a CDS encoding site-specific integrase, which encodes MKGGVRKRSNKWYYYFDLGIVEGKRKKVERVGGNTKKEAEKALREALNEYENSGIVFEESNISLSDYLDFWFKEYVLLNCKYNTQESYRINIEKHIKPKLGVYKVKALTPAILQNFINKKYKEDYSQSTLQVLKAILHRSLKSAVYPYKHIRENPMQYVSIPKTKTKTETKKVKTITLEEFNQTLNIFPQDSFQRIVLLIGFYTGMRRGEIIALTWDDIDLDNKTITVKHTLIKKKNGMFELSQPKTESSCRTIFTGDTLVRALKEHKLYQKKMKLKYGEFYFDSDWVCTKENGQQVTIHTMDTIVRQIREALNNDFHFHCLRHTHATLLLENGANIKDIQNRLGHSQLSTTMDTYSHVTDKMKNETVDIFERITN